Sequence from the Nocardia brasiliensis genome:
GCCCTCCATGGTCGCGAGATCGACATTGGTGCGTACGTAATCGCCTGCCAGGAACAGGTTTTCGAGTGCACCGTGCGGTTCCGGCCGGTGCGCCCACGAACCCGCGGTGTTGATCAGCAGCGGATCGGCGTTGGCGTTGCGGCCTTTGTCCGGCTGCCAGGTGATGCCGGGGTCGAGGAACCACGAGTGCAGGTCGGCCTCGCGCAGCACCTCGCCGCGATCGTCGAGGTGTGCGGCCAGCTGCGCCCAGACCTCGCGGACGATCTCCTCGTGCGTGCACTCCTTTGCGGGCTTGCCGAAGAGCGGGCCCGGTGTGTTCCAGTCGGAGATGTCGACCGAGAGGCAGTCCTGCACCGTGCCGTCGCCGAACTCGCTGAGCTTGCGCGTCCACAGCTGATTCTGGGTGATGGAGGTCAGTGCCCACGGCGCGTCGATATAGGCGGTGTGGCCGCGCGAGATCTCGGCAGGCCTGCGCAGATAGAACTGGATGCCGTTCATCCAGTCGGTGACCAGGTTGTCCATCGCGCTCAGCTCGGGACGGATCTCGAGCACCTCGGGCGACCAGAGCATGCGGGCCCGCTCCGCGGACATGGCGACGACGAAGTAGTCCGCCGAGACGCTGTGCGGCGTGCCGCTCGCGTCGACGACGCGCGCCGCGGCGATCCGCCCGTCGCGCAATTCCAGCTCGCGCACCTCGGACCCGAGCACGAATCGCACACCCAGCGTGCGCAATCGGTCCAGCCAGGGCTCGATCCAGACGGCATTGGTCGGCCCGTTCAGCACCCGGTCCATGCCGCCGTCGTTGCCGATCTCGAGCGGATTGCCGAGGAACTGCTCGCCCATGTTGCCGATGGTGCGGACGCTGGCGACGTTCTCCTTGGCGGCGACCATGATGCTGGTCAGCGTGCGCGAGAGCAGCGCGCGGAACTCGTGCGAGCGCGCGTGGTTGCCGACGTAGTCGTGCCAGGAGGTGTTGTCCCACTGATGGTCTCGACGGGCATCGCAGCTGCTGTTGAAAACCAGCAGGCGATCGGCGAAGTACATGCCTTCGACGGGTGGCATCTTCAGTGCGGTCGCCAGCGCGGCGCCGAGGGTCTCGCGGAAGGCGTCCGGGCTGAACGGGCCGCGCGCGCGGAAGCCGAGCGGTAATCGGAAATCGTCGCCACCGCTGCGGGCGAACCGTGCCTCGGGGACCGCGACCAGGTTGTTCCACACACCGTTCGGGTTGTCGCCGAACGGGATCCGGCGCATCGTGTCTGGCACGTGCTGATAGAAGCCGGGGAAGAAGCGAAAGCCGTGCTCGCCGGGCAATTCCGGCCGAGAACCGGAGGCGGTGCCGGGGACCGGCACGCTGCGCGCCTTACCGCCCCAGGCGCGTCTTTCGAAAATCGTGACCTCGAAACCACGTTCGATCAGTTCGTGCGCGGCGGTCAAACCCGCGACGCCGCCGCCGAGTACCACGACCCGCCTGCCGCCCGGACTACCAGCGGCAGGCCCCGGTCTGAGCGCGCCGGTCAGCAGTGCCCCCGCTGTCGCCACCCCTGCCGTCACCGTGCCGCGAAGTACGTTCCTGCGCGATACGGTCCACCGATTTACTGCCATGCGCCGCTCTGTGCCTAGCCTCGGAACCTTTATTACATATTGTCATTACTGTAAAGCGGCAGGTCCCGAACCGGCGTACCCGCCCCCGCGCCTCGCCCGAGGAACGCTCGATTCGGACAATGGCTGAGAGCATAGCGATTTCGGCGCAGGCGCAGGCGAACCAGAGTCGACGATTATCCGAACCCTATGGAGAGCAGGGGTTTCGAGGGGGTCACGCCTTGATCAGTGACGGCCGAGATTGATCGGTGGCCGCGTCGGGGGACGCGGCCTGGCCGGTGGCGGTCGCGGTGCGCTTGCCGGAGGTGGCGGCGAACGCGCCCGCGATGACGATCACGCCACCGACCAGGGACAGGGGGGTGGGGGTTTCGTCGAGAAACGCCCAGGCAGCGGCGATCCCGACGACGGGAACCAGCAGGGTCAGCGGCGCGACGACGCCCGCCGGGTAGCGGCTCATCAGATAGGTCCACATGCCGCTGCCGACGACGGTGGCGAGCACCGCGATATAGCCCAGCGCCACCAGGGCGGGCCAACCGGCCGTCGAGAAGGAGCCGGTCAACGCACGCAGGCCGGTGCCGGGCCCCTCGGTGGCGGCCGAGAGCGCGAACAGCGGCAGCGGCGGGACCACCGCCAGCCACAGCGTCAGGTGCAGGGTGTTCAGGCCGGGCGACTCGACTGTCGCCTGGCGCGCACCGATATTGCCGAAGGCCCACCCGAGGCCGCCCGCCAGGGTCAGCAGCACCGGCAGCAGGGTCGCGTGCTCGAGCCGATCCCAGCTGATCACGCCCATGCCCGCCATCGCGACCAGGATGCCCGCGATCTGGATCGGCCGGATCCGTTCCCGCAGGAACAACGCGCCGAGCAGCACCGTGAACGGCGCGGAGGATTGCAGCACCAGCGAGGCGAGCCCGGTCGGCATGCCCGCCCGCATCGCGGTGAACAGGAAGGCGAACTGCAGGATGCCGAAGCCGGCGCCGTACAGCAGCAGCCAGCGCAGTCGCACCCGAGGGCGCGGCACGAACAGCACGACCGGAATCGCGATGACCGCGAACCGGAGCGCGGCGAAGAAGAACGGCGGAAAGTGATCGAGTCCCACCCGAATGGCGAGAAAGTTCAGTCCCCAGAGCAGTACGACGGTCAAGCCGAGCAGTCGATCACGAGCGGTCACGTCGTCCATCGTGCGTTCAGCGAACCATCAGAACAATCGAATAAATACGGATCATTGATGTAGTTTTGCTTCATGATCATTGCCAGGCGCTTGCTCGTCGGAGGCGTCGATGGTTGAGCACCCGTCCGGGCCGCCGATGTCGCTGGACCGGTTGCGGGTGCTGTGCGAATTCGCCGACCGGGGGACCATCGCCGCCGTCGCCACCGCGCTCTCGATGACGCCGTCGGCGGTCTCCCAGCAGCTCAAGGTGCTGGCCAGGGAGGCGGGCGTCGCCTTGCTCGAACCCGACGGCCGCCGCGTCCGGCTCACCGACGCGGGGCAGGCGCTGGTGGTGCGCGCCGACGAGGTGCTCGCGGCGATGGATCGCGCCGTCGCGGAGATGGCGCACTATCGCGGTTCCCCGCGCGGCCGGGTGCGCGTGGCTGTATTCCCCTCGGGCGGAGCGCTTTTACTGCCGCTGGTGCTGTCCGCGATGAGCGACAGCGGCGTCGACGTGGTCGCCACCGACTGGGACCTGCCGCCCGCCGAGCTGCCACGGCTACTCGCCGACAACGACGTGGTGCTCACCCATCGCGACGAGCGCGCCGTCCCCGTCGCCGACTCGCGCATCTCGGTGCACATGCTGATGCGCGAACCCATCGATGTCGTTGTCGCGCCGACCCATCGGCTCGCCGGACGCACCTCGGTCACCCCGGCGGAGCTCGCGGACGAGACCTGGCTCAGCGTCAAGGGCGGGTTCCCGATCGACGACGTGCTGCGCTCGATCGCCACGGTCACCGGGGTGCGGCCGCGAATAGCACAGCGCCTCAACGAATTCCATCTCATCGAGACGGTCGTCGCGGCCGGGTACGCGGTGGCGCTGATGCCGCGCTACGCGGTATCGCACCCCGACCTGTCGGTGCTGCGCCTCACCGGCGTGCGCGCCGCGCGCGTCTACGAACTGGCCACGCGCCGCCGGACCGAGCACCGTCCGGCGATCGCGGCCGTGCTCACCGCGTTCCGGGACGCGGTCGCCACCGTCACAGCCGGTTCCGCGGCGCCGCCGCGGCTGCGCTGAATTGTTGCGGCTGCGCTGGGCTGTTGCGGCTGCGCTGAGCAGGGTCGGTGCGAATTGTCGAGTTCGCACAGGCGCTTTCGTGGCCGCTCGGGTCGTGCTCGGTGAACGCACTGGTACGCGCCGATGCGCGCCGAGCTTAAAGGTAGAACTTGCCCACGTCGTTGGTAACTTCGCACAACTCCCGCGCCCCGGTGTGAGTGTTCCGCACATGACGCGCCGCCGTTCGGCCAAATAGATTGCAGGACAGGCTATCCGACCCGTGGCAGCGGCGGATGGCTTGCTGTCGAGGCCGCCCCGCCACCGGATCGGACGCTGGTCTCGTGGCATCTCAGCGGTTCGGTTATCGGAAAGGACACGCGACAGCAATGCGCGATATCACCGAGTTCTCCACTCGCAACGGCGGATTCCGCAGCGTGGTGGTGACCGCGGTCGAGGTTTCCTCCGCGCTCGGCGCCGACGCCGAGTCCACCTGGAAGGGACTCCTCGCGGGCGAGAGCGGGGTGCGAAAGCTCGAAGATCCGGAGGTCGACAGCGGCAAGCTACCGATCGACATCGGGGCGAAGTTCAAGGTCGACCCGACGATCGAGCTGGATCGGGTCAAGAAGCGGCGCATGTCCTACGTCCAGCAGGTGGCCTACGTCATGGGCAAACGGATCTGGGCGACGCTCGGCGCGCCCGAGGTGGACAAGGACCGGCTCGGCGTCTCGATCGGCACCGGTGTCGGCGGTGCCGAGGTGATCGTCGACTCGAGCGACGTCCTGCGTGATCAGGGCTACCGCAAGGTGTCCCCGTTCGCGATTCCGATGGCGATGCCGAACGGGCCCGCCGCGGTGCTCGGCCTCGAACTCGGCGCGCGGGCCGGCGTGGTCACTCCGGTCTCGGCCTGCTCGTCGGGCTGTGAGGCGCTGGTGCACGCGTGGCGCTCGATCGTCCTCGGCGAGGCCGACATGATCGTCGCGGGCGGCGTCGAGGGGCGCATCAATGCCCTTGCGCTGGCCGGGTTCACGAACATGCGCGCGTTGAGTTCGCGGATCGAGGAACCCGAGCGCGCCTCGCGTCCGTTCGACCGGGACCGGGACGGGTTCGTCTTCGGTGAGTCGGCGGCGTTGCTGGTGCTGGAGGCGGAGGAACACGCCATGGCGCGTGGCGCACGGCCGATCGCCCGGCTGCTCGGCGCAGGCCTGACCGCCGACGGCTACCACCTGGTGGCGCCGGACCCGGACGGCCGGGGCAACGCGCGTGCCATGCGCCGGGCGCTGGAGACCGCGGGGGTCGACGGCGCCGAGGTGGATCACGTCAACGCGCACGCCAC
This genomic interval carries:
- a CDS encoding EamA family transporter, encoding MTARDRLLGLTVVLLWGLNFLAIRVGLDHFPPFFFAALRFAVIAIPVVLFVPRPRVRLRWLLLYGAGFGILQFAFLFTAMRAGMPTGLASLVLQSSAPFTVLLGALFLRERIRPIQIAGILVAMAGMGVISWDRLEHATLLPVLLTLAGGLGWAFGNIGARQATVESPGLNTLHLTLWLAVVPPLPLFALSAATEGPGTGLRALTGSFSTAGWPALVALGYIAVLATVVGSGMWTYLMSRYPAGVVAPLTLLVPVVGIAAAWAFLDETPTPLSLVGGVIVIAGAFAATSGKRTATATGQAASPDAATDQSRPSLIKA
- a CDS encoding KasA/KasB family beta-ketoacyl-ACP synthase: MRDITEFSTRNGGFRSVVVTAVEVSSALGADAESTWKGLLAGESGVRKLEDPEVDSGKLPIDIGAKFKVDPTIELDRVKKRRMSYVQQVAYVMGKRIWATLGAPEVDKDRLGVSIGTGVGGAEVIVDSSDVLRDQGYRKVSPFAIPMAMPNGPAAVLGLELGARAGVVTPVSACSSGCEALVHAWRSIVLGEADMIVAGGVEGRINALALAGFTNMRALSSRIEEPERASRPFDRDRDGFVFGESAALLVLEAEEHAMARGARPIARLLGAGLTADGYHLVAPDPDGRGNARAMRRALETAGVDGAEVDHVNAHATGTPFGDVAEAKGVAAAIGNHPSIYAPKSALGHSVGAVGALEAAISVLTLRDGAIPPTLNLDHQDAEIDLDIVSGATRYTDVQYVMNNSYGFGGHNSAVLFGKY
- a CDS encoding hydroxysqualene dehydroxylase — its product is MAVNRWTVSRRNVLRGTVTAGVATAGALLTGALRPGPAAGSPGGRRVVVLGGGVAGLTAAHELIERGFEVTIFERRAWGGKARSVPVPGTASGSRPELPGEHGFRFFPGFYQHVPDTMRRIPFGDNPNGVWNNLVAVPEARFARSGGDDFRLPLGFRARGPFSPDAFRETLGAALATALKMPPVEGMYFADRLLVFNSSCDARRDHQWDNTSWHDYVGNHARSHEFRALLSRTLTSIMVAAKENVASVRTIGNMGEQFLGNPLEIGNDGGMDRVLNGPTNAVWIEPWLDRLRTLGVRFVLGSEVRELELRDGRIAAARVVDASGTPHSVSADYFVVAMSAERARMLWSPEVLEIRPELSAMDNLVTDWMNGIQFYLRRPAEISRGHTAYIDAPWALTSITQNQLWTRKLSEFGDGTVQDCLSVDISDWNTPGPLFGKPAKECTHEEIVREVWAQLAAHLDDRGEVLREADLHSWFLDPGITWQPDKGRNANADPLLINTAGSWAHRPEPHGALENLFLAGDYVRTNVDLATMEGANESARAAVNALLEVSGSNAERCRMYTLYRAPELEPLRRIDADRYAAGQPNLFDVQI
- a CDS encoding LysR family transcriptional regulator, which translates into the protein MSLDRLRVLCEFADRGTIAAVATALSMTPSAVSQQLKVLAREAGVALLEPDGRRVRLTDAGQALVVRADEVLAAMDRAVAEMAHYRGSPRGRVRVAVFPSGGALLLPLVLSAMSDSGVDVVATDWDLPPAELPRLLADNDVVLTHRDERAVPVADSRISVHMLMREPIDVVVAPTHRLAGRTSVTPAELADETWLSVKGGFPIDDVLRSIATVTGVRPRIAQRLNEFHLIETVVAAGYAVALMPRYAVSHPDLSVLRLTGVRAARVYELATRRRTEHRPAIAAVLTAFRDAVATVTAGSAAPPRLR